The Aspergillus chevalieri M1 DNA, chromosome 5, nearly complete sequence genome includes a region encoding these proteins:
- a CDS encoding translation initiation factor eIF-2B subunit family protein (COG:J;~EggNog:ENOG410PMTS;~InterPro:IPR042529,IPR000086,IPR000649,IPR015797, IPR037171;~PFAM:PF00293,PF01008;~antiSMASH:Cluster_5.3;~go_function: GO:0016787 - hydrolase activity [Evidence IEA];~go_process: GO:0044237 - cellular metabolic process [Evidence IEA]), with amino-acid sequence MRTPNLSQPPQKRAVVSSFIFKFPDEGRKKPQVALFRRSDKVRTYRRHLAPISGSIDPNESPLEAAWRELSEETSLNCTSLSHWRTGKPFSFTDPSVNREWSIHPFAFRLKNTGEGELGEKAIKIDWEHEGWQWFDPDSIVDNEEFGGVPRLHESLRRIWFEGEMNERAAEVLSAGLDRLQMDHQSGSQELTAIALGVFRDIVVQTRNGLDDDWWAMVRMAAWHLGKNGRESMGTSITNALISILSDMDGIWQQQTSEEAKWDRILGAIDHHISERKCRAKKIKDAFVSYLQSAFPSSDDHQQKNRLVIMTVSASSTIRDSILDAFGAIGNVKALELRVLESRPLYEGVTVASSLYSQFKSQFPTSLQNKTLEIKIYTDASVALAATDVDFLLIGADRISTTKGISNKIGSLPAVLSAKHVQPSIKVLVLSDLEKIEGLNGEESQSSQEDNDPMEIVDGWNSQGVKGLPVLEDGINASKSGDSNARVQVKNIYFEWVPLALVEALVCEQGVLNKDSIRDQSLRLGGRINRYFGGL; translated from the exons ATGAGGACACCAAACCTGTCCCAACCTCCGCAAAAACGCGCCGTTGTCTcttccttcatcttcaaatTCCCAGATGAAGGACGGAAAAAGCCTCAAGTCGCGCTGTTCCGGCGCAGTGACAAAGTGAGGACATATCG CCGCCACCTAGCACCGATTTCTGGAAGCATCGACCCCAATGAATCTCCCCTCGAAGCAGCATGGCGTGAACTCTCCGAAGAAACCTCCCTCAACTGCACCTCGCTCTCCCATTGGCGCACCGGCAAGCCATTCTCCTTCACAGACCCCTCCGTTAACCGCGAATGGAGTATCCATCCCTTTGCCTTCCGCCTAAAAAATACCGGCGAAGGAGAATTAGGCGAAAAAGCAATCAAAATCGATTGGGAACACGAAGGCTGGCAATGGTTCGACCCGGATAGCATAGTCGACAATGAAGAGTTCGGGGGCGTGCCGCGGCTGCATGAGAGTCTGCGCCGGATATGGTTCGAGGGCGAGATGAATGAGCGTGCGGCCGAGGTGCTGTCGGCGGGACTAGACCGATTGCAGATGGACCATCAGAGCGGATCCCAAGAGTTGACGGCGATTGCATTGGGCGTGTTTCGGGATATTGTCGTGCAAACGCGTAATGGACTTGATGATGACTGGTGGGCGATGGTACGTATGGCTGCGTGGCATCTGGGAAAGAATGGCCGCGAGAGCATGGGGACTTCAATCACAAACGCACTCATTTCAATCTTGAGTGACATGGATGGTATCTGGCAGCAGCAAACGAGCGAGGAAGCGAAATGGGACCGTATACTTGGGGCAATTGACCACCATATTAGTGAGCGCAAGTGCCGAGCGAAGAAGATAAAAGACGCTTTTGTCTCGTATCTACAGTCGGCTTTTCCCTCATCGGATGATCATCAACAGAAGAACAGACTTGTTATTATGACTGTCTCCGCTAGTTCCACAATACGAGACAGCATCCTAGACGCCTTTGGTGCTATAGGGAATGTGAAAGCCCTTGAGCTTCGCGTCCTCGAATCCCGGCCTCTATACGAGGGAGTCACTGTCGCATCCTCCCTATACTCCCAGTTCAAATCCCAATTCCCAACATCACTACAGAACAAAACCCTCGAAATCAAAATCTATACCGACGCATCCGTCGCCCTCGCCGCAACAGATGTCGATTTCCTCCTGATAGGCGCAGATCGCATTTCCACTACAAAAGGCATCAGTAACAAAATTGGCTCTTTACCCGCTGTCCTGAGCGCAAAGCACGTTCAGCCCTCCATCAAGGTACTCGTGCTAAGCGACCTGGAGAAAATCGAAGGACTAAATGGGGAGGAGTCGCAATCATCACAGGAGGATAATGACCCGATGGAGATTGTGGATGGATGGAACAGTCAAGGCGTCAAGGGTCTTCCAGTCTTGGAAGACGGCATCAATGCAAGCAAGTCTGGGGATAGCAATGCTCGCGTGCAAGTCAAGAATATCTACTTTGAATGGGTTCCGTTGGCGCTCGTGGAAGCTTTGGTTTGTGAGCAAGGTGTGCTGAATAAGGACAGCATTCGGGACCAGTCACTGCGACTGGGAGGGAGGATAAATCGGTATTTTGGTGGATTATAG
- a CDS encoding uncharacterized protein (SECRETED:SignalP(1-20);~antiSMASH:Cluster_5.3) has product MRFSTVIPSALVGLASLSAAAPTKNIPSEGAVADVTDVPEAANVDNINKRAEDAANDEQKNQDDDYFVNPASPAGQPQPGFGQSGYNAGAAVPGFRGAGYAPRPDYASHPPPYGGFAKRDENSGEYFVNPKQGQPGYGRPQGYGRPGYAPGTAPYPEYAPGTAPYPEVTKRDENSGEYFTNPHYSQGGYGRPGYAPGTAPYPEYAPGTAPYPEVTKRDENSGEYFVNPNHGQAGYGRPQGYGRPGYAPGTAPYPEYAPGTAPYPEVTKRDENAGDYFVPGPAAPATGYNGPGYGHQGFAPGSAPYPEYPGAGRYPGFAKRSNDALAGEDHDGNWIIRPYLEPEHDPLYVTVNHVGKRDENANDYFVPGPAAPATGYNGPNYGRPGFAPGTAPYPEYPGVGRGFAKRDENAGESFAPGPAGPTAGYNGQGYGRQPNYAPGTAPYPEYAPGTAPYPEVTKRDENANEANNYFVPGPAAPATGYNGPNSGYGASGFGGPGYGNAALPSAAGTPWYA; this is encoded by the coding sequence ATGCGTTTCTCTACCGTTATCCCAAGTGCCCTTGTCGGCCTTGCAAGCCTCTCGGCTGCCGCCCCTACCAAGAACATTCCCAGCGAAGGTGCCGTTGCAGACGTCACAGATGTGCCTGAAGCCGCGAACGtcgacaacatcaacaagCGCGCCGAGGACGCCGCGAATGACGAACAGAAGAACCAGGACGACGACTATTTCGTCAACCCCGCTTCTCCCGCTGGCCAGCCCCAGCCCGGCTTTGGCCAGTCCGGCTACAACGCTGGCGCTGCTGTCCCTGGCTTCCGCGGAGCTGGTTACGCTCCTCGTCCTGACTACGCCTCGCACCCTCCCCCGTACGGCGGATTCGCCAAGCGTGACGAGAACAGCGGCGAGTACTTCGTCAACCCTAAGCAGGGCCAGCCCGGCTACGGCCGCCCTCAGGGCTATGGTCGCCCCGGATATGCTCCTGGCACTGCTCCCTACCCTGAGTACGCCCCGGGCACTGCTCCTTACCCCGAAGTGACCAAGCGTGATGAGAACAGCGGAGAGTACTTCACCAACCCCCACTACAGTCAGGGTGGTTACGGCCGTCCTGGCTACGCTCCCGGCACTGCCCCCTACCCCGAGTACGCTCCGGGTACCGCTCCCTACCCCGAGGTCACCAAGCGCGACGAGAACAGTGGCGAGTACTTCGTGAACCCCAACCATGGCCAGGCTGGCTATGGTCGTCCTCAAGGGTACGGCCGTCCTGGTTACGCCCCGGGTACCGCTCCCTACCCTGAATACGCTCCTGGCACCGCCCCTTATCCCGAGGTCACGAAGCGCGATGAGAACGCCGGTGACTACTTTGTCCCCGGCCCTGCCGCTCCTGCCACTGGCTACAACGGCCCCGGCTACGGCCACCAGGGCTTCGCTCCTGGCTCTGCTCCTTACCCTGAATACCCTGGCGCTGGCCGCTACCCCGGCTTCGCCAAGCGCTCCAACGACGCTCTCGCCGGCGAGGACCACGACGGAAACTGGATCATCCGCCCTTACCTCGAGCCCGAGCACGACCCTCTCTACGTCACCGTGAACCATGTCGGCAAGCGCGACGAGAACGCCAACGACTACTTCGTCCCCGGCCCCGCTGCCCCCGCTACCGGCTACAACGGCCCTAACTACGGCCGTCCCGGCTTCGCTCCTGGCACCGCTCCCTACCCCGAGTACCCCGGCGTTGGTCGGGGATTTGCCAAGCGTGACGAGAACGCCGGCGAGTCCTTCGCTCCTGGTCCTGCCGGTCCTACCGCTGGTTACAACGGCCAGGGCTATGGCCGCCAGCCCAACTATGCCCCTGGCACTGCTCCCTACCCCGAGTATGCCCCCGGTACTGCCCCCTACCCTGAGGTCACCAAGCGTGATGAGAACGCCAACGAAGCCAACAACTATTTTGTCCCTGGGCCCGCTGCTCCCGCCACCGGTTACAACGGCCCCAACTCCGGCTATGGTGCTTCTGGCTTCGGTGGCCCCGGCTATGGCAACGCTGCTCTCCCCAGCGCTGCTGGTACCCCTTGGTACGCTTAA
- a CDS encoding Con-6 family protein (COG:S;~EggNog:ENOG410PSXE;~InterPro:IPR018824;~PFAM:PF10346;~antiSMASH:Cluster_5.3), translating to MSYSRENNEVSASGEDMVNAMRGYKATLHNPRVSNEAKQHAQDVLDNEIHGNKPRQDLYEVRQRNKEPTRVAGGLKAAQENPRVTDRGKKQAGDKLNQLGEQTQQPEE from the exons ATGTCTTACTCTCGAGAAAACAACGAAGTCTCCGCTTCCGGAGAGGACATGGTCAACGCCATGCGTGGTTACAAGGC CACCTTGCACAACCCACGCGTCTCCAATGAAGCCAAGCAGCACGCGCAAGACGTGCTTGATAATGAGATCCACGGGAACAAACCGCGGCAGGATCTGTATGAAGTTCGTCAGCGGAACAAAGAGCCTACTCGTGTAGCGGGCGGTTTGAAAGC TGCTCAGGAGAATCCTCGTGTGACGGACAGAGGAAAGAAGCAGGCTGGTGATAAGTTGAATCAGCTGGGGGAGCAGACGCAGCAGCCGGAGGAGTAA
- a CDS encoding HHE domain protein (COG:S;~EggNog:ENOG410PNW1;~InterPro:IPR012312;~PFAM:PF01814;~antiSMASH:Cluster_5.3), with amino-acid sequence MSSRILDTIKGDHQEIESVYNRLKQASDPEELTAYQNRLTWEIARHAVGEELVILPAIEKYVRDGRDVADKDLHEHRVIKEQLSKFQDMSSSDSEFLPTAQTLMSQVLENHMGETTNDLVKLEGAITRDESNRLSRSFNRTKMFVPTRAHPSIPDRPPFETALGLMTAPVDQLMDVFRTWPEDDVDQIEADDEYGYMSPRHCKLPLIE; translated from the exons ATGAGCTCACGCATTTTGGACACCATCAAAGGAGACCACCAGGAGATCGAATCAGTCTACAACAGACTCAAGCAAGCCAGCGATCCCGAGGAGCTCACGGCCTATCAGAACAGATTGACCTGGGAAATCGCCCGGCATGCGGTTGGAGAGGAGTTGGTGATCCTTCCGGCAATTGAGAAGTACGTCCGGGATGGGAGGGACGTGGCTGACAAGGACCTCCATGAGCATCGAGTG ATAAAAGAACAACTGTCCAAGTTCCAGGACATGTCTAGCAGTGACTCCGAGTTTCTCCCTACCGCCCAAACTCTCATGTCCCAGGTTCTGGAAAATCATATGGGAGAGACGACAAACGATTTAGTCAAGCTAGAGGGTGCTATCACTCGCGACGAGAGCAACCGTCTCTCCAGATCTTTTAACCGTACCAAGATGTTCGTGCCTACCAGAGCGCATCCCAGCATTCCCGATCGGCCTCCGTTTGAAACAGCCTTGGGGTTGATGACGGCGCCTGTGGACCAGCTGATGGACGTATTTCGCACGTGGCCTGAAGATGACGTCGACCAGATCGA GGCGGACGATGAATATGGCTATATGAGTCCCAGGCATTGTAAATTACCTCTTATAGAGTGA
- a CDS encoding Zn(II)2Cys6 transcription factor domain-containing protein (InterPro:IPR036864,IPR001138;~PFAM:PF00172;~antiSMASH:Cluster_5.3;~go_function: GO:0000981 - DNA-binding transcription factor activity, RNA polymerase II-specific [Evidence IEA];~go_function: GO:0008270 - zinc ion binding [Evidence IEA];~go_process: GO:0006355 - regulation of transcription, DNA-templated [Evidence IEA]), translating to MAAVQTTPRLSNPMHCAPLGQDDLPKSGFFRRLSQWFWPVTFYETDYDDYNITSPPRLAPEHSASPQFDITRGLRKQSGADDTNSPCKTCRMAGIACDGRRPHCSQCLNEQTLCFYVDPLRVSKKKRKQSAAAQSHVLPSLSEDREAS from the coding sequence ATGGCTGCTGTTCAGACCACCCCTCGTCTCTCGAATCCCATGCACTGCGCCCCACTCGGACAGGATGATCTGCCAAAGTCCGGCTTCTTCAGACGCCTGTCACAGTGGTTCTGGCCAGTGACATTCTACGAAACCGACTACGACGACTACAACATCACTAGCCCTCCGAGACTCGCCCCGGAACATTCTGCATCTCCGCAGTTCGATATCACTCGGGGACTCCGGAAACAGTCCGGTGCGGATGATACGAACTCGCCATGCAAGACGTGCCGGATGGCCGGAATAGCCTGCGATGGCCGACGACCACATTGCTCGCAGTGTCTTAACGAACAGACACTTTGCTTCTATGTGGATCCGCTCAGGGTATCAAAGAAGAAGCGGAAACAATCAGCGGCTGCGCAATCTCATGTATTGCCCAGTCTGAGTGAAGACAGAGAAGCCTCGTGA
- the KAR3 gene encoding putative kinesin family protein (KlpA) (COG:Z;~EggNog:ENOG410PGD5;~InterPro:IPR036961,IPR027417,IPR001752,IPR019821;~PFAM:PF00225,PF16796;~antiSMASH:Cluster_5.3;~go_function: GO:0003777 - microtubule motor activity [Evidence IEA];~go_function: GO:0005524 - ATP binding [Evidence IEA];~go_function: GO:0008017 - microtubule binding [Evidence IEA];~go_process: GO:0007018 - microtubule-based movement [Evidence IEA]): MNDENMVRSKAPTRARVPGGLKEANPAFANSRSGLMQPGTIAKQPSTLPQLSRSKSTTQAPETQKIGPGRTATSKTGVTTRAHTRAKSAAAPATSTRASSRIAATTRQPARPHSALSGPRKHTGPSIPRPATSLDTHDEEEPAGSVLGKRKDAGWDLERREKHIEELMNTFMTQVGKAGQDSFGLKETVELYKTRVNELETSKDQLSDKNLNLRVELETAKSRLETMENVLKETQEEHEIELERMNKRQRIELDNAKEESKEQLEALSAQQEDEIRELKRRFERDLEDERAARQRELSQLNSQTAFDAQRVQIEVEKKDREIRTLQDDLQTLRDNLERERKNNQDLRQNLDTASGNSITLESSIRALKARIEFLESGREEQSASFERLNQQMIDALAETNEAKDKLRKEETLRRKLHNQVQELKGNIRVFCRVRPSLESEPETDIAQIGYPDQSDESKEINVLGPEEKSSLGAVSRKNNNFAFDRVFSPSTANGEVFDEISQLVQSALDGYNVCIFCYGQTGSGKTYTMSSLDGMIPRAVHQIYETAQGLEEKGWMYTMEGNFVEVYNENLNDLLGSADDLDKKKHEIRHDMQRGKTIITDVNTVRLESPEMVETILKRAAANRSVAATKANERSSRSHSVFILKLIGENHITGERSEGTLNLVDLAGSERLSHSGATGERLKETQNINRSLSCLGDVIAALGQGKEGGHIPYRNSKLTYLLQFSLGGNSKTLMFVMVSPLQTHLAETLTSLKFATKVHNTHIGTAKRQARVRDC; the protein is encoded by the exons ATGAACGACGAGAATATG GTGCGCTCCAAGGCGCCGACACGCGCTCGCGTTCCCGGAGGATTGAAGGAGGCCAACCCGGCCTTCGCCAACTCCCGTTCGGGTCTCATGCAGCCCGGCACAATCGCCAAACAGCCCTCTACTCTACCAC AACTATCTCGCTCGAAAAGCACCACGCAGGCCCCTGAAACCCAAAAAATCGGACCCGGGAGAACGGCCACATCGAAGACCGGCGTTACCACCCGCGCACACACCAGGGCAAAGTCCGCCGCAGCTCCCGCCACTTCCACTAGAGCCTCGTCGCGAATTGCCGCTACCACACGACAACCAGCTCGACCACATTCGGCCCTCAGTGGTCCCCGAAAACACACCGGCCCCTCGATTCCCAGACCCGCTACGTCCTTGGATAcccatgatgaagaagaacccGCTGGAAGTGTTCTAGGTAAACGAAAGG ATGCCGGATGGGACCTAGAACGTCGAGAGAAACATATAGAGGAGTTGATGAATACCTTCATGACCCAGGTTGGCAAAGCCGGGCAGGATAGTTTTGGTCTAAAAGAAACTGTTGAGCTGTACAAAACACGAG TGAACGAATTAGAAACATCCAAGGATCAATTGTCGGACAAGAACCTCAACCTACGCGTGGAACTCGAGACGGCTAAATCTCGATTGGAAACGATGGAGAACGTCCTAAAAGAAACGCAGGAAGAGCACGAAATCGAACTGGAACGCATGAATAAACGGCAGCGTATCGAACTGGATAACGCAAAAGAAGAGAGTAAGGAACAGTTGGAAGCATTAAGCGCTCAGCAAGAGGACGAGATTCGCGAACTTAAGCGCCGGTTCGAGCGCGACTTGGAGGACGAGAGAGCTGCGCGACAACGAGAGCTTAGCCAACTCAACTCCCAAACAGCCTTCGATGCGCAACGGGTGCAAATCGAAGTTGAGAAGAAAGATCGAGAAATCCGAACACTGCAGGACGACTTGCAAACATTGCGCGACAATCTCGAGCGAGAGCGGAAGAATAACCAAGACCTTCGCCAGAACCTCGACACTGCAAGCGGCAACAGCATTACTCTTGAATCGTCCATCCGCGCGTTGAAGGCTAGAATTGAATTCCTCGAATCCGGACGGGAGGAACAATCCGCGTCATTCGAGCGCTTGAACCAGCAAATGATCGATGCCCTGGCCGAAACCAATGAAGCGAAAGACAAGCTGCGGAAGGAAGAGACACTCCGTCGGAAGCTACACAACCAGGTTCAGGAACTCAAGGGCAATATTCGGGTATTCTGTCGAGTCCGGCCCTCGCTGGAGAGCGAACCCGAGACCGACATCGCCCAAATCGGATATCCCGACCAGTCAGACGAGTCGAAGGAGATAAATGTCCTGGGCCCGGAGGAAAAGAGCAGCCTGGGAGCTGTTTCTAGGAAGAACAACAACTTCGCTTTCGACCGTGTGTTTAGCCCATCGACAGCGAACGGGGAGGTTTTCGATGAGATCAGCCAGCTGGTGCAGAGTGCCCTGGACGGATACAATGTGTGCATCTTCTGTTACGGTCAAACTGGTAGTGGAAAGACTTACACAATGTCCTCTCTTGATGGAATGATTCCTCGGGCAGTTCACCAAATTTACGAGACGGCCCAAGGCCTTGAGGAGAAGGGCTGGATGTACACCATGGAAGGCAACTTTGTCGAAGTCTACAACGAAAACCTGAACGACCTACTTGGCAGTGCCGACGACCTGGACAAGAAGAAGCACGAGATCCGCCACGACATGCAGCGTGGCAAGACCATCATCACTGATGTCAACACCGTCCGCTTAGAGTCTCCCGAGATGGTTGAGACAATTCTCAAGCGAGCCGCTGCCAACCGTTCGGTTGCGGCCACGAAAGCCAACGAGCGCTCCTCGCGGTCTCACTCCGTGTTCATTCTCAAGCTCATTGGGGAGAACCACATTACGGGCGAGCGCAGTGAGGGTACTCTCAACCTGGTAGACTTGGCAGGCAGTGAACGCCTGAGCCATAGCGGAGCTACCGGCGAGAGATTGAAGGAGACGCAGAATATCAACCGCAGCTTGAGCTGTCTAGGAGATGTGATTGCCGCTCTGGGACAAGGGAAAGAAGGTGGACACATTCCCTACCGGAACAGCAAG CTTACGTACCTCTTGCAATTCTCCCTCGGAGGCAATTCCAAGACCCTCATGTTCGTCATGGTCAGCCCGTTGCAGACACACCTCGCCGAGACCCTAACCAGTCTCAAGTTCGCCACGAAGGTGCACAACACACATATCGGAACCGCCAAGCGCCAGGCTCGTGTTCGCGACTGTTAA
- a CDS encoding uncharacterized protein (TransMembrane:1 (n3-13c18/19o28-51i);~antiSMASH:Cluster_5.3) has translation MRAGVLAAAAILTKCILLKQLPDQNDITWAWAPITLWYSVEIYIIIIYATLPTLRQFYLFTMGQSYHNSSCGSTRSGGLGGSHARERSHSVGLASLKSRLKPGGNAIATYQQAFRQENILPAKTQIHKVTEFQISRDTHGSSHGLHDGPHE, from the exons ATGCGAGCTGGCGTGCT agcagcagcagcgattTTAACCAAGTGCATTCTGCTGAAGCAACTTCCAGATCAAAACGATATCACAT GGGCCTGGGCGCCAATCACTCTGTGGTACTC AGTTGAG ATTTACATTATTATAATCTATGCCACACTTCCCACCCTTCGACAATTCTACCTCTTCACCATGGGCCAATCCTACCACAATAGCAGCTGCGGCAGCACTCGGTCTGGAGGACTCGGTGGTTCTCACGCACGGGAGAGATCACATTCCGTTGGGCTGGCGTCGCTGAAGTCGCGACTGAAACCGGGCGGTAATGCCATCGCAACTTACCAGCAGGCATTTCGCCAGGAGAATATTTTGCCGGCAAAGACACAGATCCACAAAGTGACCGAGTTTCAGATCTCCAGAGATACACATGGGAGTAGTCATGGACTTCATGATGGGCCTCACGAATGA
- a CDS encoding GFA family protein (COG:S;~EggNog:ENOG410PNTF;~InterPro:IPR011057,IPR006913;~PFAM:PF04828;~antiSMASH:Cluster_5.3;~go_function: GO:0016846 - carbon-sulfur lyase activity [Evidence IEA]), with amino-acid sequence MPRYTGSCFCRRIKYNLDLSSPDDARTSLCHCRNCKKAFGTNYGLTSKIPKDAIAVTAGRPKEHVADNGSGTVIHREFCDNCGSFILEYGDAVKEQFRYICVGSLDDPEVLPPKGEFFCSSRVSWMPEIPNVFHKQQIKE; translated from the exons ATGCCTCGATATACAGGATCCTGTTTCTGCCGTCGAATCAAATACAATTTGGATCTCTCCTCTCCAGACGACGCCAGAACCTCCCTCTGTCACTGCCGGAATTGCAAG AAAGCATTCGGAACAAATTACGGTCTTACGTCTAAAATTCCCAAAGACGCCATTGCTGTCACAGCCGGGAGACCTAAAGAACATGTCGCCGACAATGGCTCTGGTACGGTGATCCATCGGGAGTTCTGTGATAACTGTGGAAGTTTCATTCTGGAATACGGG GATGCTGTTAAAGAGCAGTTCCGGTACATCTGTGTAGGGTCACTCGATGACCCCGAAGTATTACCACCCAAGGGGGAATTCTTTTGCTCATCAAGAGTGAGCTGGATGCCGGAGATTCCAA ATGTATTCCACAAGCAGCAGATCAAGGAGTAA
- a CDS encoding uncharacterized protein (COG:S;~EggNog:ENOG410PT6D;~antiSMASH:Cluster_5.3), with protein MSNRLEREAEDLYEAQNDASPVPGNVYDSSYISDTRPELRDQLPVQADQEDYDDPMQPPYSNSNEQLEEDEKEAINQSNILEGDRTRHAKPQSANRYNEGPDEDDLPDYVRYGTSGVSGTKRLS; from the exons ATGTCCAACCGCCTTGAAAGAGAAGCCGAAGACCTCTACGAGGCCCAAAACGACGCCTCCCCGGTCCCCGGCAACGTCTACGACAGCTCCTACATCAGCGACACTCGTCCTGAGCTGAGAGACCAACTCCCCGTCCAGGCTGACCAAGAGGACTACGATGATCCCATGCAGCCTCCGTACTCGAACTCAAATGAGCAGCTCG AGGAGGATGAAAAAGAGGCCATTAACCAGTCGAACATCTTGGAGGGTGATCGTACGCGCCATGCTAAGCCGCAGTCTGCAAATAGGTACAATGAGGGAcccgatgaggatgacttGCCTGATTATGTGAGGTATGGTACCTCGGGTGTGTCTGGGACGAAGAGGTTGAGTTAA